Below is a genomic region from Prolixibacteraceae bacterium.
TGTAACGGACTCTGCTGTTCGTAGACTACTGTTTGATGCTGGAGACGATGTGGATGAACTCATGACATTATGCGAAGCTGATATTACCTCTAAAAACCCAGAGAAAGTAACAAAATACCTTAAAAACTTCACCATCGTTCGTGAGAAACTTAAGGAACTTGAAGAGCGCGATGCCATTCGAAACTTTCAACCACCTGTTTCAGGAGAACTTATCATGGAGTGTTTCCAATTAAAACCATCCAAAGAGATTGGAATGATCAAAGTAGCAATAAAGGATGCTATTTTAGATGGTGAAATTCGTAACAACTTTGAAGAGGCCTTTGAATTCATGAAGAAAAAGGGGATTGAATTGGGACTCACTTTTACTGAGCCCAAAGAACATACAAATTAAGGAGTATATCGAAACGTTACATATACAGGAAGGTGGTCACTAAAACCACCTTTCTGATATCTATACCCTATATAGGTCCTAAAAGGTTTTACCCCTCCATATTTAGTCTCTGATGTAAGAACAAACGGTGGATTAAAAATACCACTATCTTCCACACTAATTCTATCAGGCAGGCGCTTCCACAAAAAGATTAAATCATAAAGATACCACCGCTCATGATAACGAAGAGAGCCTGGGTGTGTCTTATCTCTCTTCACCAAAGATTCAAGAACACCTTTAGATGACAGGCTATTTTTAACATAGGTAACATTCCTACTTTCGGGCTCCATATTAAAATCTCCTAGCCATATATGGCATAACGAATCTTGATACTGAAGCATCAATGAGGATAAAAATGTTACACACTCTTTCCTCTCTTTTTGTGACTTACGAACACCTGAATAGTTTGATGGCAGGTGGGTAGCCCATAGATGAAATGTAAAGTGATGCCAAGTGAAAATAGGGTGAACCACTTCTCGATATGCCCTCCTTTCAGATACGATAGTAACAAACGCAAGAGAATCAAGCCATATATCAGTTTTTCGGTATAGGATAGCTACATCAATACCTCTAGGATCAGGACCATCACGATGTACTATTTCATATCGTGCTCCTTTTAACAGTGGATGGTAAATGAGATCTTTTAAGACCTTCTTATTTTCAACCTCCGAAAGACATATAATATCGGGGTAAGCATGAGGGAAAACAGCAACTAAAACCTTCGCGATCTGATCTATCTTATGGTAATATTTAGTATAAGACCACCTTCTGTAATGAGACATGGTAAATTCATCATCCAAAGTGTTTGCATCATCCTCTGGATCAAAAAGGTTCTCCACATTATATGAAACAACTCGTAGTAAAAAAGGATCAGACTCCTGAGCTACACCCCAAAAGGGAACCACCATACAGATTAAAGTAAAACAAAACCAGCTAATCTTCTTTTTTAGGTGGTGCCATCCAACGATAACAACCCACATCATAAATACCATTCTGACCTCGAACAATACCGTCAAGATCCACCAAGATGTTTGGAACTTGATATTTGCCCAGACCTCTAGCAAGAGAGCCCTCCGATAGATGATAATTTGGTTCACTTGTATCCTCAAATGTTTTTCTATCACTTACAACGGAGCCACTAATTTGTTCATTCTCTAAGCCTAATAATTTAAAATTAGTCTGTAATAAACAATGTTCAAAACGAACAGAGGCCTTTCCTGATGGGCTACTTCTTATCTCCACCTCATTCATAAAAGGACCATCTATAACTGAATTAGTCCATACAATATGTTCAAAATCGACACCACCAAGGTCACTCTCAGCATCAAGCTGATCGGTAATCACCAACGAAGGGTCTGTTCTAAACCCATTGAAACCATAGCTCTTATAATTTGCTACAGTACAAAAATCAAACGTATAGCTTCCTCCACCCTCTAATAAAACGGCATAATAACGTACATCAGCAATCAAACTGTTTCTCACATCTAAAGTTGCATTCTTTGCATGAATCCCAGCCCAAGTCATATTCTTTGACACTGCATGGTCTATCATAGCTGAACTATTCTCATCAAAAATAAAGCCACTCTTTGCATTCCCCACTTCACACCATGATATTTTATTATCTACACTTGTCGATTTAAAATGAATACCTTCCCATTGATTAGGTACCGAAATATAGTTTGTATCAACATTAGAGCTATATAGCTTCACAAGATGAGAAGAACTCCCCTCGATCTTCAAACACCCTTCCACATCAATACCTGTATTCAGATCGAAATATAATCTCACATCCTCAGGTATTACCAACTCTTTTCCTAAAGGAACAGATACTTGATTTCTTATTAAATAAGGCATATCTGAGTTCAACCTTGTCACACGATTCTCAAAAGTAGGCATCGACTGAATATTTTGATTCCACCCTTGTAAAACCACCTTCGCACTTCCGGCATCCGACATAAATTGAATCCCATCTTCTTTGAGAATAGGTTTTGATCCTTTACTTGCAACAAAGTTGGCTCTAATAAAAATAAATAGGCTATCCTTAGGAAGAATAGATATATCCTGAAATTCATTCCCATTACCCCCATCCACATTAATATGAAATGGGGATGCTTCTCCTCCAATCAGCTTTACTTGATGCAAAAGAAGATTTCTTTCCGAAGGGTTATAAACCTTTAGAGTATACACTTTGGAGGCGCGTTCAGCAAATAGCGTGTCCACAGAAATAGTATCATTAGAGAACCTCATTTCACCTTGACTAAACCCAACTTCATCATTCATTTTACACGAAGACAAAGCTGCAATGCCAACCACCAAACATACGATAAAAATACGCTTTAAATAATACACAATATTAGACTCCTACTTTTCTGGATATAACAAATATTTATCTCTTACCTTCTTATAACGAGATAAACCCGAACTATATTTCTTTTTCCATTCATCAATTGGCAACTTATTTTGTAGAGCCACCCTCACCCAGTTATCCCCGACAAGTAAGTCTAGCCATTTAGGTCTATCCACAAAATCATCTACTGTTGAAAACTTTTGTGACCATTGATAAAAATAGGAGAACGTAAAATGATCATATGGTTGTTCATCACGAATCTTCTCTCCAAAACATCGTTTCCCCTCTTGTTTTGGATATTTTGACACATGAGGAGTCGAAACAGGAGTAAACGCATATGAGCCATAATTCTTGTTTGGATAACCAATCACTTGAAACGGAAAATCAGTTCCACGACCAATACTAACTGTTGTAGCTTCAAAGAAACATAGAGATGGGTACATCCTTATCGCTTTATAGTTTGGTAGGTTAGGTGACGGTGCAATAGGTGGAATATATTTCAGACTATGCGTATAATTTAAACAGGGGATGACTTCTAAATCGAGCTTCTCTGATAAGTTAAACCACTTTTCTCCTTTATACATTCGTGCCAGCTCACCAACAGTACAGCCATGAACTACTGGAATAGGCGCAATACCTACAAATGAACGATATTTCATATCCAGAACAGGCCCATCCACATAATCTCCATTTGGGTTGGGTCTATCTAGTACGATACACTTCACATTATTCTCAGCACAAGCCTCCATCACATAAAATAGGGTGGAGATATAGGTATAGAATCGACAACCAACATCTTGAATATCAAAAATACAAACATCAATATCTTTCATTGATGATTTCGTCGGTT
It encodes:
- a CDS encoding DUF1343 domain-containing protein, which translates into the protein MIVGIKNNNRYVVPLVICFMFFISSCQGRDKEGIYVGAERFGRYVDALQNQRVAMVVNHTSYVKEKHLVDLLQEKGIKIKRIFAPEHGFRGDHSDGAKIKDGVDLRSGVEIFSLYGKYRKPTKSSMKDIDVCIFDIQDVGCRFYTYISTLFYVMEACAENNVKCIVLDRPNPNGDYVDGPVLDMKYRSFVGIAPIPVVHGCTVGELARMYKGEKWFNLSEKLDLEVIPCLNYTHSLKYIPPIAPSPNLPNYKAIRMYPSLCFFEATTVSIGRGTDFPFQVIGYPNKNYGSYAFTPVSTPHVSKYPKQEGKRCFGEKIRDEQPYDHFTFSYFYQWSQKFSTVDDFVDRPKWLDLLVGDNWVRVALQNKLPIDEWKKKYSSGLSRYKKVRDKYLLYPEK